The Trichoderma atroviride chromosome 5, complete sequence genome contains a region encoding:
- a CDS encoding uncharacterized protein (EggNog:ENOG41), which yields MSTTIAIAGGTGNIGRTISDALVAAAKYKVIVLAREAPKNWSQSAPSLISVDYNDINAVTTILENNNVDTVISTISVITPESGVAERNLIKAAAKAAPTKRFIQSDWGVPAPLESNLLLPQHQVRLASMEQLRQTDLEWTRFHVGYFLDYYGMPHIETHLPAPFAFVFDIPNKVAAIPGSGNDVFSLTYTRDVAKFVVKALGLPKWEEETFCYGDKVTWNQVLQLAEDATGSKFNVTYDGIEKLEKGEVTELPSHAMAYEHFPKPLLQNYFSKFSLYIIAGLFDMPADKSLNKVFPEVKTTTVKEVLDLWKGK from the exons ATGTCCACCACAATTGCAATCGCTGGCGGCACTGGCAACATTGGCAGAACCATCAGCGACGCCCTAGTCGCCGCCGCAAAGTACAAAGTGATTGTGCTTGCCCGTGAG GCCCCCAAAAACTGGTCTCAAAGCGCTCCCTCGCTTATCAGCGTCGACTACAACGACATCAATGCTGTAACCACCATATTAGAGAATAATAATGTCGATACGGTCATTTCTACCATCAGCGTTATAACGCCAGAGTCTGGAGTAGCTGAACGCAATCTCATCAAGGCGGCTGCAAAGGCGGCGCCCACGAAACGCTTCATTCAGAGTGACTGGGGTGTACCCGCACCTTTGGAAAG CAACCTTCTCTTGCCGCAGCATCAAGTCCGTCTTGCCTCAATGGAGCAACTCCGCCAAACAGACCTCGAATGGACACGGTTCCACGTTGGCTATTTCCTCGACTACTATGGCATGCCGCACATAGAGACTCATCTTCCGGCGCCATTCGCTTTCGTCTTTGATATCCCCAACAAAGTGGCAGCCATTCCAGGCAGCGGCAACGATGTCTTCTCGCTTACATATACGCGAGACGTAGCCAAATTCGTTGTCAAGGCACTCGGGTTGCCTaaatgggaagaagaaacgtTTTGTTATGGCGATAAGGTGACATGGAATCAGGTTCTGCAGCTTGCTGAAGATGCGACCG GATCCAAGTTCAATGTTACCTATGATGGCATCGAGAAGCTTGAGAAGGGAGAGGTTACTGAACTACCATCCCATGCCATGGCCTACGAGCATTTTCCAAAGCCACTTCTACAAAACTATTTCTCAAAGTTCAGCTTGTACATCATCGCCGGCTTGTTCGATATGCCAGCAGACAAATCTCTCAACAAGGTATTCCCAGAGGTAAAGACAACCACCGTGAAGGAAGTTCTAGATCTCTGGAAGGGTAAATAG
- a CDS encoding uncharacterized protein (EggNog:ENOG41) — MDEPLQSTKRRLDTSLETPSLPATKRARLSKTNLQQPAPKRPRASFLEDHVGRTDTISEWLESIGSDREKRCRSDSYLHHSSDDPISRDLTRSAPETAYARDAEGYAVPPTSGPSNGSIAPSDAGSSRSSRALVEDPYYRDQNLAANHVHMRHRDEQLPEHVANVVDYARRNRESPGPSLDEIYHDRALGELEMRGLDEPRVEDYFRDRVFPQPSYGNSLERSDRQPMSRHAVPNAGSRFKISNPIPDMLYGYSRHHAFPDQQTQLISMGNEMNGTANNQSLMYPFFVIEFKGNGGDLWVATNQCLGGSASCINIAERLNRQLRESKSSKVKPVDSTAFSIAMNGTEARLYVSWKHNDLDYYTQKVKSFLLQDPEHYIEFRKHVKNIIDWGKDQRLKEISESLDTLLEESRRLTLRSSEISPSTD, encoded by the coding sequence aTGGACGAACCTTTGCAGTCCACGAAAAGGCGGCTCGATACGAGTCTCGAGACCCCTTCATTACCCGCCACGAAACGAGCGCGGTTATCCAAGACGAACCTACAGCAACCAGCGCCGAAGCGCCCTAGAGCCTCGTTTCTCGAAGACCACGTCGGTCGGACCGACACAATTTCCGAGTGGCTCGAGTCTATCGGATCAGACCGAGAAAAGCGCTGCCGGTCAGACAGCTACCTTCACCACTCGAGCGACGACCCCATCTCAAGGGACCTCACGAGATCAGCACCAGAGACGGCTTACGCACGGGATGCCGAAGGGTATGCGGTACCACCGACATCTGGCCCATCCAACGGATCAATTGCCCCGTCAGATGCGGGCTCAAGCCGATCATCAAGAGCCCTTGTTGAAGACCCATATTACCGAGACCAGAACTTGGCCGCCAATCATGTCCACATGCGCCACCGCGATGAACAACTCCCTGAACACGTTGCCAACGTCGTCGATTACGCACGCAGGAACCGCGAGTCCCCTGGACCCTCGCTCGATGAAATATACCACGACAGGGCCCTGGGCGAACTCGAAATGAGAGGGCTTGACGAACCGAGAGTGGAAGACTACTTTCGAGATAGGGTATTTCCCCAACCAAGCTATGGAAACAGCCTGGAGCGCTCCGACAGACAGCCGATGTCTAGGCATGCCGTCCCCAACGCCGGATCACGATTCAAGATCAGCAACCCAATCCCTGACATGCTGTACGGATACAGTCGTCATCACGCATTTCCCGACCAGCAGACGCAGCTCATCTCGATGGGAAACGAAATGAATGGAACAGCCAACAACCAGAGCCTCATGTACCCGTTCTTCGTCATCGAATTCAAAGGTAATGGTGGAGATCTCTGGGTAGCAACGAACCAATGCCTGGGAGGCTCCGCATCATGCATCAACATCGCCGAACGCCTTAATCGTCAATTAAGGGaaagcaagagcagcaaggTCAAACCAGTTGACAGCACCGCGTTCAGCATCGCCATGAACGGTACTGAAGCACGACTCTACGTCTCGTGGAAGCACAACGACTTGGACTACTACACGCAGAAAGTGAAGAGCTTCTTGCTCCAGGACCCAGAACATTACATTGAATTCCGCAAGCACGTCAAGAATATCATCGACTGGGGAAAGGACCAGCGCTTGAAGGAGATTAGCGAATCATTGGACACTCTTTTGGAAGAAAGCCGGAGGCTCACCCTCCGAAGTAGCGAAATCTCGCCCAGCACCGACTAA
- a CDS encoding uncharacterized protein (EggNog:ENOG41), with protein MTAQIKSQIKERAGYRRERRHASAGVARFAKTAQARDDLNFINLVPKGDFAGGGLNSHIDATNETTRQGAAADLSKRKICDAAPGLSLTTKFDGPGPDPDMMFYGEDYDMDFLMKYLDNVFPLIFPFYQTPLLGPGRGWIFSFLSQSKVAFHSVLGISSYFFTVALSETYSAEEHKQCKAVVWSRLVRQADMCFNMLQQDIQELNAQGEKANLLDKVRVMESIVQFLTFEVALGRSANWSNHLSPTIALFLDILHNHTDKTAASMLFDILNNIKQRPLYAIQEGYYVWDNRQECFRFFTGLLLFIDVVASTSLERPPQLLELHPQLLFDGDDGTYGKGEATIRLSNLIGCRNWTIRVIADISALDAWKKENMRKGVDYKTELIDRASHITRMLEDGGSQIDGDGAAITANSTKIWSYSARIYLAVVISGWMPLMPEVRSNVAHALQLLNTMTGSSQLRALAWPLCVIGCMAEQTQEQAFRDIFAGLDKPTLIGTLDEALRVMESVWQIRGSMNSEAWDVQACLNILGTPALLI; from the exons ATGACTGCGCAGATCAAATCTCAGATCAAGGAGCGCGCTGGTTATCGTCGAGAGAGGCGTCATGCTTCGGCAGGAGTCGCAAGATTTGCAAAAACAGCACAAGCCAGAGATGATCTCAATTTCATCAACCTTGTTCCAAAAGGGGACTTTGCTGGCGGTGGATTGAACTCCCACATTGATGCGACGAATGAGACGACTCGTCAAGGCGCTGCAGCGGATTTGAGCAAACGCAAAATATGCGATGCCGCACCAGGACTCAGCCTTACAACCAAATTTGATGGACCCGGACCTGATCCCGATATGATGTTCTACGGAGAAGACTATGACATGGACTTTCTCATGAAGTACCTGGATAATGTATTCCCGCTGATCTTTCCATTCTACCAAACTCCTCTCCTTGGCCCTGGGCGTGGCTGGATCTTCTCGTTTCTCTCGCAGAGCAAGGTCGCTTTCCATTCAGTCTTGGGCATCAGCTCTTATTTTTTCACAGTTGCGTTAAGCGAAACATACTCTGCAGAAGAGCATAAACAGTGCAAGGCTGTAGTCTGGTCTCGGCTCGTACGACAGGCGGATATGTGCTTCAATATGCTGCAACAGGATATACAGGAGCTGAATGCTCAGGGCGAGAAAGCGAATCTATTGGATAAAGTGCGCGTCATGGAGAGCATTGTCCAGTTTCTTACTTTTGAGGTAGCGTTGGGTAGGTCAGCGAACTGGAGCAACCATCTCTCGCCGACTATTGCTCTCTTTCTAGACATACTACATAATCACACCGACAAAACTGCTGCATCCATGCTATTCGACATTTTGAATAACATCAAACAACGCCCGCTATATGCCATTCAAGAAGGCTATTATGTCTGGGACAATCGACAGGAATGTTTTCGGTTCTTTactggccttcttcttttcattgaCGTTGTGGCGAGCACCTCCCTTGAGCGACCACCACAACTACTCGAACTTCATCCACAGCTTCtctttgatggagatgatggaactTATGGCAAGGGTGAGGCTACTATCCGGCTATCGAACCTTATCGGCTGCCGAAATTGGACCATACGTGTAATTGCAGACATATCAGCATTGGATGCCTGGAAAAAGGAGAACATGAGAAAGGGCGTCGACTACAAGACAGAGTTAATTGATCGCGCCAGCCACATTACCCGAATGCTTGAGGACGGCGGTTCACAGATAGACGGCGATGGTGCGGCTATTACAG CAAACTCTACGAAAATTTGGAGCTACTCAGCCAGAATCTACCTTGCCGTCGTCATATCCGGCTGGATGCCATTAATGCCAGAGGTGCGATCCAACGTAGCGCATGCACTTCAGCTGTTAAACACAATGACTGGATCTTCTCAGCTGCGGGCGTTGGCCTGGCCGCTCTGCGTGATTGGCTGTATGGCTGAGCAAACACAGGAACAAGCCTTTCGAGATATTTTCGCCGGGTTAGATAAACCAACGCTGATTGGGACGTTGGATGAAGCATTGCGCGTCATGGAGAGTGTATGGCAGATTCGAGGATCCATGAACAGTGAAGCGTGGGACGTACAAGCATGCTTGAACATTCTTGGTACGCcagctttattaatttag